A region from the Leopardus geoffroyi isolate Oge1 chromosome E3, O.geoffroyi_Oge1_pat1.0, whole genome shotgun sequence genome encodes:
- the LOC123589448 gene encoding mesothelin-like gives MVCGTGILRSGEVRLTHNQQSGRSSQHSHQECQRDPLSPRPRRCQDQWGGLRRSRGGTRSPPYLGQYSLESGSPPTSTPHTGWQGPLNPTPKMQGNRPRIPIHPLLHPRDWQTMALQAALPPLGSRGTPTHCSLLLLLLSLGWVLPSRVRAADSRPGVTTPWLQGTSRDLSWQRPELTVLLPRDRRDTEKKACPPERRARVVDENLVFYEPWELEACVDGALLAAQMDRVNTVPFTYQQLGVFKRKLDELYPQGYPESLVRHLGYFFLELTPEDIHKWNAMSLETVQSLLEVSKGHEMDAQVAALIARYLAGRGQLDRATLDTLAAFHPTYLCSLGPEQLESVHHSVVWAARPPDLDACRPAQMDVLYRKARLAFQNTSGSEYFEKMKLYLGGAPTEDLRALSRQNISMDLATFRTLRPEAVVPLTVAEVRNLLGPNLVGLKTARESSPVRDWISRQRQEDLDSLGLGLRGGIPNGYLVVDLSFREALSGGARLLRPGPVLAAVPTLLWALVPN, from the exons agtggccgctcCAGCcagcattcccaccaggagtgccaaagagatcctctctctccacgtCCTCGCCGGTGTCAGGACCAGTGGGGCGGCCTGCGGAGATCCCGTGGCGGCACCAG GTCCCCACCCTACCTGGGACAATACTCCCTGGAAAGCGGCTCTCCACCCACTTCCACACCCCACACTGGCTGGCAAGGCCCCCTGAACCCCACTCCAAAAATGCAGGGGAACCGCCCCAGAATCCCTATCCACCCACTGCTTCACCCAAGGGACTGGCAG ACAATGGCCTTGCAGGCTGCTCTGCCTCCCCTGGGGTCCCGTGGGACCCCCACCCACTGCAGCCTCCTGCTCCTGCTTCTCAGCCTCG GGTGGGTGCTACCTTCCAGGGTCCGGGCTGCAGACTCACGACCG GGTGTCACGACCCCCTGGCTGCAAGGCACCTCCCGGGACCTGTCTTGGCAGCGGCCTGAGCTGACCGTCCTCCTCCCGAGGGACCGGCGGGACACAGAGA AGAAAGCCTGCCCACCAGAGCGGAGGGCCCGTGTGGTGGATGAAAACCTTGTCTTCTACGAGCCCTGGGAGCTGGAGGCCTGTGTAGATGGGGCCCTGCTGGCCGCCCAGATGGACCGGGTGAACACGGTGCCCTTCACCTACCAGCAGCTGGGCGTTTTTAAGCGCAAATTGGACGAG CTCTATCCACAGGGGTACCCCGAGTCCCTGGTCCGGCACCTCGGGTACTTCTTCCTTGAGCTCACCCCCGAGGACATCCACAAGTGGAACGCGATGTCCCTGGAAACCGTGCAATCTCTTCTTGAAGTCAGCAAAGGGCACGAAATGGATGCTCAG GTGGCTGCCCTGATTGCCCGCTATCTGGCGGGAAGGGGCCAGCTGGACAGGGCCACCCTGGACACACTGGCCGCTTTCCATCCGACGTACCTGTGCTCCCTCGGTCCTGAGCAGCTGGAGTCAGTGCACCACAGCGTTGTTTG GGCAGCCCGGCCCCCGGATCTGGATGCGTGCCGCCCGGCCCAGATGGACGTACTCTATCGCAAGGCCCGCCTTGCCTTCCAGAACACGAGCGGGTCTGAATACTTCGAGAAGATGAAGCTCTACCTGG GTGGGGCCCCCACGGAGGACCTGCGGGCTCTCAGCCGTCAGAACATAAGCATGGACTTGGCCACATTCCGGACGCTGCGGCCCGAGGCGGTGGTG CCGCTGACCGTTGCCGAGGTCCGAAACCTTCTGGGTCCGAACCTGGTGGGCCTGAAGACGGCGCGGGAGAGCAGCCCCGTGCGGGATTGGATCTCACGGCAGCGGCAGGAGGACCTGGACAGTCTGGGCCTGGGGCTCCGAGGCGGCATCCCCAATGGCTACCTGGTCGTGGACCTCAGCTTCCGAG AGGCCCTCTCGGGGGGCGCCCGCCTGCTCCGACCCGGACCTGTGCTCGCTGCGGTCCCGACTCTGCTGTGGGCTTTGGTCCCGAACTGA